Proteins encoded in a region of the Sphingomonas jaspsi DSM 18422 genome:
- a CDS encoding GntR family transcriptional regulator, translated as MTLRSAHEKPVYVRLREVIADAILAGRYKDGDPLPSVRALAADEGANPLTVAKAYQGFQDEGLIVVKRGVGMFVAHGAASRLRTSERDQFIKTEWPQIRDRMARLGIDPVDLIQRERV; from the coding sequence ATGACGCTACGATCTGCTCACGAAAAGCCCGTCTATGTTCGTCTTCGCGAAGTGATCGCCGACGCGATCCTCGCCGGCCGGTACAAGGACGGAGACCCGCTTCCGTCGGTTCGCGCACTGGCCGCGGATGAAGGCGCCAACCCGTTGACGGTCGCTAAGGCCTATCAGGGGTTTCAGGACGAGGGCCTGATCGTCGTCAAGCGCGGTGTCGGCATGTTCGTCGCCCATGGCGCGGCGAGTCGCCTTCGCACCAGTGAGCGCGACCAGTTCATCAAGACCGAATGGCCGCAGATTCGCGACCGCATGGCGCGGCTGGGGATCGATCCGGTAGACCTGATCCAGCGCGAGCGCGTCTAG
- a CDS encoding nitroreductase family protein produces MLNDRSSLLAYLNTRRSGRPREMVAPGPSADQLDAILAIAARTPDHGKLAPWRFVIVETDQRQALAELLLQALPEHDPEAGPSHVAKAEEFAHNAPTLVVAISSPVQPHKIPLWEQELSAGAAAMNLLHAVHAHGFVGGWITGWAAYSPRVTRSFCRDGERIAGFMFIGTPGRELEERPRPDLDQIVERWMPFKD; encoded by the coding sequence ATGCTTAACGACCGCTCCTCGCTCCTCGCCTACCTCAACACCCGCCGGTCGGGCCGCCCGCGCGAGATGGTCGCTCCGGGACCATCGGCGGACCAACTGGACGCTATCCTGGCCATTGCCGCGCGGACGCCAGACCATGGCAAGCTGGCCCCCTGGCGGTTCGTGATCGTAGAGACTGACCAGCGGCAAGCCTTGGCGGAATTGCTGCTCCAGGCGTTGCCGGAACATGATCCGGAAGCCGGACCTTCGCATGTCGCAAAGGCCGAAGAATTCGCCCACAATGCGCCGACCTTGGTGGTCGCGATTTCCAGTCCGGTGCAGCCGCACAAAATCCCCTTGTGGGAGCAGGAGCTGAGCGCCGGGGCGGCAGCGATGAACCTGCTTCACGCCGTCCACGCCCACGGCTTCGTCGGCGGCTGGATTACGGGCTGGGCAGCCTACAGCCCGCGCGTGACCCGCAGTTTCTGCCGTGACGGCGAGCGGATCGCCGGCTTCATGTTCATCGGCACCCCGGGGCGCGAGCTTGAAGAACGCCCGCGTCCCGATCTGGACCAGATCGTCGAACGCTGGATGCCATTCAAAGATTGA
- a CDS encoding peptide MFS transporter, protein MVDSPTADNPAEPDISHENPAAKGEWFGHPRQLARLFTTEAMERFGYYGMRALLTLYLAQHFLFSDTTTTGLYGGFTALVYLTPLIGGLLADRILGAKRSVKFGAILMSIGYLTLCFGGAPATPFATIDGQRYEVVNEGRGETAKQFVVDGDQRLLIKGNDDKTVSLLNPDGSEARKIADGGFKPDGERNPMSVFLLLIGLGLVVIGNGFFKPNISTIVGSLYKDGDRRRDAGFTIFYMGINLGSLFSQILCPLLAVGMGSWGGLGWWAGFALAASGMLVSWLLFQFDGGKLDGYGDRPADAPTNKDIFVYVGAILALPVVYFLFSNLMSYVKPAEGTGIIGYITTLPIMGKIMFGTFLVSVPAILAWAWFNGVKDENGHRKEFQMMVAAMVLITFNTVFWTLFEQAGSSLTLFADRNTDMSVFGLFSITAGQTQFFNAFFIVALAPLFSMMWNAMARRGIEPSIPVKFAIALMGVGAGFLFLVFGAQFAGADFKVGLWWLAGLYLIHSIAELCISPVGLSMITKLSIARIVGMMMGVWFLSIAIAQYVAGVVAQFASVETVGGQVTNLQVSLDTYVMVFEKIGIFSIIVGGVLLLLSWPLKKLMHGVK, encoded by the coding sequence ATGGTGGATTCACCGACGGCCGATAATCCGGCCGAACCCGATATCAGTCACGAAAATCCGGCAGCCAAGGGCGAATGGTTCGGCCATCCCCGCCAGCTGGCACGGCTGTTCACCACCGAAGCGATGGAACGCTTCGGCTACTACGGCATGCGGGCGCTGCTGACCCTTTACCTGGCGCAGCATTTCCTGTTTTCGGATACGACGACGACCGGCCTTTACGGCGGCTTCACGGCGCTGGTGTACCTGACGCCGCTGATCGGCGGCCTGCTGGCCGACCGAATCCTTGGTGCCAAGCGATCGGTGAAGTTTGGCGCGATTCTGATGAGCATCGGCTATCTGACGCTCTGCTTCGGCGGCGCACCCGCCACGCCCTTCGCCACCATCGACGGCCAACGCTACGAGGTGGTCAACGAAGGTCGCGGCGAGACCGCCAAGCAGTTTGTCGTCGATGGCGACCAGCGTCTGCTGATCAAGGGCAATGACGACAAGACGGTTTCGCTCCTCAATCCCGACGGTAGCGAAGCGCGCAAGATCGCCGACGGCGGATTCAAGCCCGATGGCGAACGCAACCCGATGTCTGTGTTTCTGCTGCTGATCGGCCTTGGCCTCGTGGTCATCGGCAACGGCTTCTTCAAGCCCAACATCTCGACCATCGTGGGCTCACTCTACAAGGACGGCGACCGCCGCCGCGATGCGGGCTTCACCATCTTCTACATGGGCATCAACCTCGGCTCGCTCTTCTCGCAGATCCTGTGTCCGCTGCTCGCAGTCGGCATGGGCAGCTGGGGCGGGCTCGGCTGGTGGGCCGGTTTCGCGCTCGCAGCCAGCGGCATGCTCGTATCGTGGCTGTTGTTCCAGTTCGATGGCGGCAAGCTTGACGGCTATGGCGACCGTCCGGCCGACGCGCCGACCAACAAGGACATCTTCGTTTACGTCGGCGCGATCCTCGCGCTGCCGGTGGTCTATTTCCTGTTCTCCAACCTGATGAGCTATGTGAAGCCGGCCGAAGGCACGGGCATCATCGGCTACATCACCACGCTGCCGATCATGGGCAAGATCATGTTCGGCACCTTCCTGGTGTCGGTCCCGGCCATTCTGGCCTGGGCGTGGTTCAATGGGGTCAAGGACGAGAACGGCCACCGCAAGGAATTCCAGATGATGGTGGCGGCGATGGTGCTGATCACCTTCAACACCGTTTTCTGGACCCTGTTCGAACAGGCGGGCAGCTCGCTGACCCTGTTCGCCGACCGTAACACCGACATGAGCGTGTTCGGCCTGTTCAGCATCACCGCCGGGCAGACCCAGTTCTTCAACGCCTTCTTCATCGTCGCGCTGGCACCGCTCTTCTCGATGATGTGGAACGCGATGGCGCGGCGCGGGATCGAACCGTCGATCCCGGTCAAGTTCGCGATCGCGCTGATGGGCGTTGGCGCAGGCTTCCTGTTCCTGGTCTTCGGTGCGCAGTTCGCGGGCGCCGATTTCAAGGTCGGCCTGTGGTGGCTGGCGGGTCTGTACCTGATCCACTCGATCGCCGAGCTGTGCATTTCGCCGGTCGGCCTCAGCATGATCACCAAGCTGTCGATCGCGCGTATCGTCGGCATGATGATGGGCGTGTGGTTCCTGTCGATCGCCATTGCGCAATATGTCGCTGGCGTGGTCGCCCAGTTCGCCTCGGTGGAGACCGTGGGCGGGCAGGTGACCAACCTGCAGGTCAGCCTCGACACCTACGTCATGGTGTTCGAGAAGATCGGCATCTTCTCGATCATCGTCGGCGGCGTCCTGCTTCTGCTGAGCTGGCCGCTCAAGAAGCTGATGCACGGAGTGAAGTGA
- a CDS encoding amidohydrolase — protein MMKAARTTLLGAAVLAAAVLTGCATAPQPAPKALAVRINENPYPSTYERYPGVPTLIRNATIFDGEGGKIDRGSILFSDGRVQAVGGPDLAAPEGANVIDAGGRYVTPGIIDVHSHLGDYPSPAVESLSDGNEATGAARPEVWAEHSVWPQDPGFNRARANGGITALQILPGSANLFGGRSAILKNVPARTVQGMKFPGAPYGLKMACGENPKRVYGNKGGPQTRMGNIAVTRATWIKAQEYKRKWDKYEKSGGEMPARDLAMETLRGVLQGKILVHNHCYRADEMALMIDMSKEFGYKIASFQHAVEAYKIADLLRENGICAAMWADWYGFKMESYDAINENIAFVHNAGACAIVHSDDPNGIQRLNQEAAKALAAGRRAGIQISEEVAWTWLSMNPAKSLGIFAQTGSLKAGKMADVVLWNGNPFSVYTRPEKVWVDGALLFDADNPAKQPVSDFELGQPGEGDVK, from the coding sequence ATGATGAAGGCAGCAAGGACCACCCTCTTAGGAGCGGCGGTCCTTGCTGCCGCTGTCCTGACGGGTTGCGCGACAGCCCCGCAACCCGCGCCCAAGGCGCTGGCGGTCAGGATCAACGAAAATCCCTACCCATCGACCTACGAACGTTATCCCGGCGTTCCGACGCTGATCCGTAACGCCACCATATTCGACGGCGAAGGCGGCAAGATCGACCGCGGTTCGATCCTATTCTCCGATGGTAGGGTTCAGGCGGTCGGCGGGCCCGATCTGGCCGCGCCGGAGGGCGCGAACGTTATCGATGCGGGCGGTCGATACGTTACGCCGGGCATCATAGACGTCCACAGCCACCTTGGCGATTATCCGTCACCCGCCGTCGAATCGCTGAGCGACGGCAATGAGGCCACCGGTGCCGCACGTCCCGAAGTGTGGGCGGAACATAGCGTCTGGCCACAGGACCCCGGCTTCAACCGCGCCCGCGCCAACGGCGGCATCACCGCGCTGCAGATCCTGCCAGGGTCCGCCAACTTGTTCGGGGGCCGCTCGGCAATCCTCAAGAATGTCCCTGCGCGCACGGTGCAGGGCATGAAATTCCCGGGTGCGCCTTATGGCCTCAAGATGGCCTGCGGCGAAAACCCCAAGCGGGTTTACGGCAACAAGGGCGGCCCGCAGACCCGGATGGGCAACATCGCCGTCACTCGCGCGACCTGGATCAAGGCGCAGGAATATAAGCGCAAGTGGGACAAGTATGAAAAGTCGGGCGGCGAGATGCCGGCCCGCGACCTGGCGATGGAAACACTGCGCGGCGTCCTTCAGGGCAAGATCCTGGTCCACAACCATTGCTACCGCGCCGACGAAATGGCGCTGATGATCGATATGTCGAAGGAATTCGGCTACAAGATCGCCAGCTTCCAGCACGCGGTCGAGGCCTACAAGATCGCCGACTTGCTCCGCGAAAACGGCATCTGTGCGGCGATGTGGGCCGATTGGTACGGCTTCAAGATGGAAAGCTATGACGCGATCAACGAGAATATCGCGTTCGTCCACAATGCCGGCGCCTGCGCCATCGTCCACAGCGACGATCCAAACGGCATCCAGCGGCTGAATCAGGAGGCTGCGAAGGCACTCGCCGCGGGGCGCAGGGCGGGGATCCAGATCAGCGAGGAAGTCGCCTGGACCTGGCTGTCGATGAACCCGGCCAAGTCGCTCGGCATCTTTGCCCAGACCGGTAGCCTGAAGGCCGGAAAAATGGCTGACGTGGTGCTGTGGAACGGCAATCCGTTCAGCGTATACACCCGACCCGAAAAGGTGTGGGTCGACGGCGCGCTATTGTTCGATGCCGACAATCCAGCCAAGCAGCCGGTGAGCGATTTCGAACTGGGCCAGCCGGGTGAGGGAGACGTGAAATGA
- a CDS encoding amidohydrolase family protein yields the protein MIRALAMFGLLTAASPLAAQNVAITNARLVIGDGTQVIDGGTVLVRGGKVVAAGRNVRVPAGVETVDAQGKYVTPGLVAGFSRLGLSEVDLGAAGSDDTEMGGSVFNAAIDVSPSVNPKASTIAVSRADGVTRAIVAPTTGKSIFAGQGAIIDTGDDFSPVLKSKAFQFVELGEGGAGTAGGSRSSSFELFRNALVEARDLRGRPDGARRDDVLLTRRDAQALVAVVQGRQLLIVHVERAVDIVNVLALKKEFPALKMALVGVSEGWTVADRIAASGVWVIASALNDLPASFEMLAATQSNIGRLRAAGVKVAIGMIDDNDTRYARNQRQFAGNLVSLQKVPRASGVSWDEAFAMISARPAEAVGMGGVVGSLAPGRQGDVVVWSGDPLENDSVPETVWIDGVRQSLTNHQTRLRDRYRSLERQNVPEAYRK from the coding sequence ATGATCCGCGCCCTTGCCATGTTCGGACTGCTCACCGCCGCGTCGCCGTTGGCCGCGCAAAATGTCGCGATCACCAACGCACGTTTGGTCATCGGCGACGGCACGCAGGTAATCGATGGTGGCACGGTCTTGGTGCGCGGCGGCAAGGTCGTCGCTGCCGGACGTAACGTTCGCGTTCCTGCAGGCGTCGAAACGGTCGACGCGCAGGGCAAATATGTGACGCCGGGCTTGGTCGCGGGCTTTTCGCGGCTCGGCCTTTCCGAAGTCGACCTTGGGGCGGCCGGATCCGACGATACGGAGATGGGCGGAAGCGTCTTCAACGCCGCGATCGACGTGTCGCCGTCGGTCAATCCGAAGGCATCGACCATAGCCGTCAGCCGCGCCGACGGCGTGACCCGCGCCATCGTCGCGCCGACGACGGGCAAAAGCATCTTTGCCGGTCAGGGCGCCATCATCGACACCGGCGACGATTTTTCGCCTGTCCTCAAGTCGAAGGCGTTCCAGTTCGTCGAACTGGGCGAAGGTGGGGCCGGTACCGCCGGTGGTTCGCGCTCGTCGAGCTTCGAGCTGTTCCGCAATGCCCTGGTCGAAGCGCGCGACCTGCGCGGCCGTCCCGACGGTGCACGCCGCGACGACGTGCTGCTGACCCGCCGCGATGCGCAGGCGCTGGTCGCGGTGGTTCAGGGGCGGCAATTGCTGATCGTTCATGTCGAACGGGCGGTCGACATCGTCAACGTCCTGGCCCTTAAGAAGGAATTTCCGGCGCTGAAGATGGCGTTGGTGGGGGTCAGCGAGGGCTGGACGGTCGCCGACCGGATCGCTGCGTCTGGGGTTTGGGTGATCGCATCGGCGCTCAACGACCTGCCGGCAAGCTTCGAAATGCTCGCGGCAACCCAGTCGAACATCGGACGATTGCGGGCCGCGGGCGTCAAGGTTGCGATCGGCATGATCGACGACAATGATACCCGCTACGCCCGCAACCAGCGCCAGTTCGCGGGCAACCTCGTGTCGCTGCAGAAGGTGCCGCGCGCCAGCGGGGTGAGCTGGGACGAGGCCTTTGCGATGATCAGCGCACGGCCTGCCGAGGCGGTGGGCATGGGCGGCGTGGTCGGCAGCCTGGCCCCCGGACGGCAGGGCGATGTGGTGGTGTGGTCGGGCGACCCGCTGGAAAACGACAGTGTTCCGGAAACTGTGTGGATCGACGGCGTGCGCCAGTCGCTGACCAACCACCAGACCCGCCTGCGCGACCGTTACCGCTCGCTTGAGCGCCAGAATGTGCCGGAGGCCTATCGCAAATGA
- a CDS encoding NnrU family protein: protein MTPLLQLEIAAAAFVGSHFILSHPLRAPLVKAMGEKAFLGVYSLVAFATLGWMVWAARQVPAAAPKWEAGTALWILASLMVWLGSILFAGSHKGNPALPHPDQAMKPVGEPWGVFRITRHPMMWGFALWAIAHAIVNSTPSGLIVSEAVGVLALVGAALQDRKKSRLYGNNWDAWAGNTSYIPFGRGLAWPGTMAFVAGTLLFFVATWAHGALGYRPAGFWAF, encoded by the coding sequence ATGACGCCGCTCCTTCAGCTCGAAATCGCTGCCGCCGCATTCGTAGGCAGTCACTTCATCCTGTCGCATCCGCTTCGCGCACCCTTGGTAAAGGCGATGGGCGAGAAAGCTTTCCTCGGCGTCTATTCGCTCGTGGCGTTCGCGACCCTGGGCTGGATGGTGTGGGCGGCAAGGCAAGTCCCGGCCGCGGCGCCGAAGTGGGAAGCCGGCACGGCGCTGTGGATACTCGCGTCGCTGATGGTGTGGCTCGGCTCGATCCTGTTTGCTGGATCGCACAAGGGCAATCCGGCACTGCCGCATCCCGACCAAGCGATGAAGCCGGTGGGCGAGCCATGGGGGGTATTTCGCATCACCCGCCATCCGATGATGTGGGGCTTCGCATTGTGGGCGATCGCCCATGCCATCGTGAATTCGACGCCGTCCGGCCTGATCGTGTCGGAAGCGGTCGGTGTCCTGGCGCTGGTCGGGGCTGCACTTCAGGATCGCAAGAAGTCGCGGCTCTACGGAAACAACTGGGACGCATGGGCGGGAAATACCAGCTATATTCCCTTCGGACGGGGCCTGGCGTGGCCCGGAACGATGGCGTTTGTCGCCGGAACGCTGCTGTTTTTCGTGGCGACCTGGGCCCATGGTGCGCTCGGCTATCGTCCGGCGGGCTTCTGGGCGTTTTAG
- the glmM gene encoding phosphoglucosamine mutase, producing the protein MGRKFFGTDGIRGRTNVAPMTAEMAMKVGQAAGAHFLRGDHRHRVVIGKDTRLSGYMMESAMVAGFTSVGMDVVLLGPMPTPAVAMLTRELRADIGVMISASHNKFADNGIKLFGPDGYKLSDADEMAIEALLDEGTALVDAGKIGRAKRIDDARGRYIHFAKDTFPHQLRLDGLKVVVDCANGAAYQVAPDALWELGAEVIAIGTKPNGTNINEGCGSTAPSALQETVVASGAHVGLALDGDADRLIVVDEKGQLVDGDQLMALIATSQKARGTLKGGALVATVMSNLGLERYLDSQGIGMLRTSVGDRYVLEAMREHGCNVGGEQSGHIILSDHATTGDGLVAGLQVLAALVESGKPASDVLHLFDPVPQLLKNVRFAGGAPLDDASVKSVIAEAEGALNGRGRLVIRKSGTEPLIRVMAEGDDPQLVEQWVDRICEAVAAA; encoded by the coding sequence ATGGGACGTAAGTTTTTCGGCACCGACGGGATTCGCGGGCGCACCAACGTGGCGCCGATGACCGCGGAAATGGCGATGAAGGTCGGGCAGGCGGCCGGTGCACACTTCCTGCGCGGCGATCACCGCCATCGCGTGGTCATCGGCAAGGACACCCGCCTTTCAGGCTATATGATGGAATCGGCGATGGTCGCCGGCTTCACCTCGGTCGGCATGGACGTGGTCCTGCTGGGGCCGATGCCGACACCGGCGGTGGCGATGCTGACCAGGGAATTGCGCGCCGACATCGGCGTGATGATCAGCGCCAGCCACAACAAGTTCGCCGACAATGGCATCAAGCTGTTCGGGCCTGACGGCTATAAGCTGAGCGATGCGGACGAGATGGCGATCGAGGCTCTGCTCGACGAGGGCACGGCGCTGGTCGATGCCGGCAAGATCGGACGTGCCAAGCGGATCGACGATGCGCGCGGCCGCTACATCCACTTTGCCAAGGACACCTTTCCGCACCAGCTTCGCCTCGACGGGCTGAAGGTGGTGGTCGATTGCGCCAACGGGGCCGCCTACCAGGTCGCGCCCGACGCGCTGTGGGAATTGGGCGCGGAAGTCATCGCCATCGGTACCAAGCCCAACGGCACCAACATCAACGAAGGCTGCGGATCGACCGCGCCTTCCGCATTGCAGGAAACCGTCGTGGCGTCGGGCGCCCACGTCGGGCTGGCGCTGGACGGTGATGCGGACCGACTGATCGTGGTCGACGAAAAGGGCCAGCTGGTCGATGGCGACCAGTTGATGGCGCTGATCGCCACCTCGCAAAAGGCACGCGGCACGCTGAAGGGCGGGGCGCTGGTCGCCACCGTGATGTCCAACCTTGGCCTGGAACGCTATCTGGATAGTCAGGGTATCGGCATGCTGCGCACGTCGGTCGGCGACCGCTATGTGCTGGAAGCGATGCGCGAACATGGCTGCAATGTCGGCGGCGAACAGTCGGGGCATATCATCCTGAGCGACCATGCGACGACCGGCGACGGGCTGGTCGCAGGCTTGCAGGTGCTCGCCGCCCTCGTCGAAAGCGGCAAACCGGCGAGCGATGTGCTGCACCTGTTCGACCCGGTGCCGCAGTTGCTTAAGAATGTGCGCTTTGCGGGCGGCGCGCCGCTCGACGACGCATCGGTCAAATCGGTGATCGCCGAGGCCGAGGGGGCCTTGAACGGTCGCGGCCGACTGGTGATCCGCAAGTCGGGCACCGAACCGCTGATCCGCGTCATGGCCGAAGGCGACGATCCCCAGCTGGTCGAACAATGGGTCGACCGTATCTGCGAAGCAGTGGCGGCGGCATGA
- the thiD gene encoding bifunctional hydroxymethylpyrimidine kinase/phosphomethylpyrimidine kinase: MKTPRILIIAGSDSGGGAGIQADIKTITMLGGHAMTAITAVTAQNTQGVTAVHAVPTETVLAQIDAVVADIGVDAVKIGMIGSPFTALHIAARLEALEGVPIVFDPVMVATSGASLADDGTIAAFGKLMDAATLATPNMPELKRLTGEDDEVSGAFKLVSRHGCAVLIKGGHEEGAALADALVEDDNITSWQGSRIDTTSTHGTGCTLASAIAFYLGAGLPLAQAVERGRLFVRMALHEAAGLGHGHGPLGQQNVRMDTGLGLRLNQVTVTGKDYAKMVAFYRKLGLKQIVDSEENLYARFEAGATTFSIQCDPEAEIGDTVAVYFECDDLDERVEQLARSGIPFEHGPRNQPWMWREARLRDPSGNTIFLYKAGEARRFPPWRIDDSELPEPAAPAPPSLEELRSGPTLSKKPRELS; the protein is encoded by the coding sequence ATGAAGACGCCGCGCATCCTGATCATCGCCGGGTCGGACAGCGGCGGTGGCGCCGGTATCCAGGCCGATATCAAGACGATCACGATGCTGGGCGGGCATGCGATGACCGCGATTACCGCGGTGACTGCCCAAAACACGCAAGGCGTGACCGCGGTCCATGCGGTGCCGACCGAGACGGTGCTGGCGCAAATCGACGCGGTGGTCGCCGATATCGGCGTCGACGCCGTCAAGATCGGGATGATCGGGTCGCCCTTCACTGCCCTGCACATCGCCGCGCGGCTGGAGGCGCTGGAAGGGGTGCCGATCGTGTTCGACCCGGTGATGGTCGCGACCAGCGGGGCGAGCCTAGCCGACGACGGCACTATCGCTGCCTTCGGCAAGCTGATGGACGCCGCGACGCTGGCGACCCCTAATATGCCGGAATTAAAGCGGCTAACCGGCGAGGATGACGAGGTCAGCGGCGCGTTCAAGCTGGTGTCGCGTCATGGCTGCGCGGTGCTGATCAAGGGCGGTCACGAAGAAGGCGCGGCGCTGGCCGATGCTTTGGTCGAGGATGACAATATCACCAGCTGGCAGGGTTCGCGGATCGACACGACCAGCACCCATGGCACCGGCTGCACGCTCGCAAGCGCGATCGCCTTCTATCTTGGCGCTGGCCTGCCGCTGGCGCAGGCGGTCGAGCGCGGCCGCCTGTTCGTGCGCATGGCGCTGCACGAAGCAGCCGGGCTGGGCCACGGTCACGGCCCGCTCGGCCAGCAGAATGTGCGGATGGACACCGGCCTTGGCCTGCGGCTCAACCAGGTGACGGTGACCGGCAAGGACTATGCCAAGATGGTCGCCTTCTACCGCAAGCTTGGCCTCAAGCAGATCGTCGACAGCGAGGAAAATCTTTACGCCCGCTTTGAGGCCGGGGCGACGACCTTTTCGATCCAGTGCGATCCCGAGGCCGAAATCGGCGATACCGTCGCGGTCTATTTCGAATGCGACGATTTGGACGAGCGGGTCGAGCAGCTCGCGCGCAGCGGCATTCCGTTCGAACATGGCCCGCGCAACCAGCCGTGGATGTGGCGCGAGGCACGGCTGCGCGACCCGTCGGGCAACACCATTTTCCTCTACAAGGCGGGCGAGGCACGCCGTTTCCCGCCGTGGCGGATCGACGATAGCGAGCTCCCGGAACCGGCTGCGCCTGCTCCGCCGAGCCTGGAAGAGCTGCGCAGCGGCCCGACGCTCAGCAAGAAGCCACGCGAGCTGTCGTGA
- a CDS encoding ribonuclease HII, giving the protein MIGGVDEAGRGPLAGPVVAAAVILCGKEIRGLADSKVLKAADRAKLAARIRERCHVGIGIASVEEIDAINIFQATMLAMTRAAEALCAVVGCDPVELLIDGNMTPAGRNTGWRWPARAIVGGDAKERCISAASIVAKEHRDAIMLAEHQRHPHYGFDRHKGYGTPDHLSALRTHGPSPLHRRSFAPVAQLTLF; this is encoded by the coding sequence GTGATCGGCGGCGTCGACGAGGCGGGCAGGGGGCCACTGGCAGGGCCGGTGGTCGCGGCCGCCGTCATCCTGTGCGGCAAGGAAATCCGTGGCCTCGCCGACAGCAAAGTGCTGAAAGCCGCGGACCGGGCGAAACTGGCCGCGCGCATCCGAGAACGTTGCCATGTCGGGATCGGCATTGCGTCGGTCGAGGAGATCGACGCGATCAACATTTTCCAGGCGACGATGCTCGCCATGACCCGCGCCGCCGAAGCGCTGTGCGCGGTCGTCGGCTGCGATCCGGTTGAATTGCTGATTGACGGTAACATGACGCCCGCAGGCCGCAACACAGGTTGGCGCTGGCCGGCTCGGGCTATCGTCGGCGGCGATGCCAAGGAGCGCTGCATCTCGGCAGCGTCGATCGTAGCCAAGGAACATCGCGACGCGATCATGCTGGCAGAGCATCAGCGCCACCCTCACTATGGCTTCGACCGACACAAGGGATATGGCACGCCCGACCATCTGTCGGCATTGCGGACCCACGGACCGAGTCCGCTGCATCGCCGCAGTTTCGCGCCGGTGGCCCAGCTTACGCTTTTCTGA
- a CDS encoding site-specific DNA-methyltransferase: MIAPISDLGRSPRTRAQAKKVLPLDTILEGDCIAQMQKIPDKSVDMIFADPPYNLQLQGDLFRPEGGKVDACDDAWDKFDSLAAYDDFTREWLAEARRILKDDGTIWVIGSYHNIYRCGALLQDADFWILNDIVWRKANPMPNFRGTRFTNAHETLLWCSKDPKAKYTFNYRAMKALNDDLQMRSDWVLPICSGSERVKDEFGEKAHPTQKPESLLYRILLACTKPGDVVLDPFFGTGTTGAVARRLGRKWIGIERERNYVKVARARIDATLPLDESAMMVMADKRSQPRVAFGLLVESGMIPAGATITDSKRRWSASVRADGSIDCEGEAGSIHKVGAKLQGAPSCNGWTFWHIELDGKLQPIDALRVKHLASL, from the coding sequence ATGATCGCGCCGATTTCCGACCTGGGCCGTAGCCCGCGGACGCGCGCGCAGGCCAAGAAAGTCCTGCCGCTCGACACGATCCTGGAAGGCGATTGCATCGCCCAGATGCAGAAGATTCCCGACAAGTCCGTCGACATGATCTTCGCCGATCCGCCCTATAACCTCCAGTTGCAGGGCGACCTATTCCGCCCCGAAGGTGGCAAGGTCGATGCCTGCGACGATGCATGGGACAAGTTCGACAGCCTGGCGGCTTATGACGACTTCACCCGCGAATGGCTGGCGGAGGCGCGCCGCATCCTCAAGGACGACGGCACGATCTGGGTCATCGGCAGCTATCACAACATCTACCGCTGCGGCGCACTGTTGCAGGATGCCGACTTCTGGATCCTGAACGACATCGTATGGCGCAAGGCCAATCCGATGCCCAATTTCCGCGGCACCCGCTTCACCAACGCGCATGAAACGCTGCTGTGGTGTTCGAAGGACCCGAAGGCGAAATATACCTTCAACTACCGCGCGATGAAGGCGCTCAACGACGATCTGCAGATGCGATCGGACTGGGTGCTGCCGATCTGCTCGGGATCGGAACGCGTGAAGGACGAATTCGGCGAGAAAGCGCATCCGACGCAGAAGCCGGAAAGCCTGCTCTACCGCATCCTGCTCGCCTGCACCAAGCCGGGCGACGTCGTCCTCGATCCCTTCTTCGGTACCGGCACGACCGGCGCGGTGGCGCGCCGCCTCGGCCGCAAGTGGATCGGGATCGAGCGCGAGCGCAATTATGTGAAAGTGGCCCGCGCGCGCATCGACGCCACGCTGCCGCTCGACGAGAGCGCGATGATGGTGATGGCCGACAAGCGCAGCCAGCCGCGCGTCGCCTTCGGCCTGCTGGTCGAAAGCGGGATGATCCCGGCCGGCGCGACGATCACCGACAGCAAGCGTCGCTGGAGCGCCAGCGTCCGCGCCGACGGATCGATCGATTGCGAGGGCGAGGCCGGTTCGATCCACAAGGTCGGGGCCAAGCTGCAGGGGGCGCCGTCGTGCAACGGCTGGACCTTCTGGCACATCGAGCTGGACGGCAAGCTGCAGCCGATCGACGCCCTTCGCGTCAAGCATCTCGCCTCGTTATAA